From the genome of Tenericutes bacterium MZ-XQ:
TTCAAAGAAGCACCTCCAATCAATGATTATCATATTTTTTTTAATGATTTTTCAGTTAAGTATATACTATAAAAAAGTGTCAATAACTGAATCCCAATCATAACTGAACTTAGTATTGCAATTCTGTTAGTCTCTAAATCCAGCATAAGTAACATAAATCCTACTGTTGGTAAAATCCATGATAAACCAATGATAACCCATAGATGACCAATATAACGATGAGCATGTTGCCATGTCTCATTGTTTTTCATAGAGTTTATAGTCCGATAACCAAAATATGATCTGATTTTTTTAGGTGGCCTTACTGAGAAGATCCAACCAAAAATACATAATAATAACGGCGTTATTAAACTAATGATGAGCATAAATATCCAAAAATCTGACATAACAAATACCAATCCTTTTATTTTTTCTTATGATTGTTGGCGAGTCCTTTTTTGAAATATGATTTTACTCTTTTCATAAACTTAGTTTGATCATAACTTAAGATAGCAACTTTATAAACTGGAGCAACTACATATAAAGAACCAATAAGTACTGCAATCATAATCACAAGAGCTATGATTGCTTCTAATAATGTCATTACGCCTGATGCATATGCAACTGGTGCAACCATCGGAGTGAATATTGGTACAAAAGCCATCACCTTCATGAACCCAAATCCTCCAGCCATTGGTGCAAAAATTCCGATATAAAATCCACCTAAAAGCATGAGCATAAGTGGTGATTGAAATTGTTGATAATCCTCTTGAGTCACTGCCATTGATGCAAAGAGTGCCGAAATCACAAGATAGAATAATGTTCCAATAACTACAAATAACATTGCAATCATTAAGACAAGTGGCCAGTTTGGAATGAGATCACCTAGATACTTAAGTAAATGAACATCAATTCCAGCTCCAGCTAATGGTGTAGACATTTCTTGGCTAAAATTACCAATAATTGCTGCTATACCTCCATAAACTAAGATGAGTGCGCCTTGAATTAAAACAAATAGAATACTTGCTGTAATCTTAGATAAGAAATGTATCTTAGCAGGTACACTAGCAATAATCGTCTCAATTGCTTTCGTTGATTTTTCTTCAATAATATCAACCCCAACAAATTGTGTAGCCATCGTAATTAAAATGAATAATGGTAGTACTAAAATACTCATTAAAGAAGATAATGCAGCTTCTTCTTCTGGATTTTCATAATCTGGTGCCAAGTTTGTCACAAACTGAGGACTCTGATAATCCTCGATTTGATAGTTGATCATTAAAAGCTCAATTTGACCCATAATTGTTTGATTATATTCTGGATTTTTTGTATAAATGTTAATCACTGGCTGATTAACAGTCCCAGTCACAACAAGTGCTACATTGACTTCATAATCTTCCCAAAAACTATCTACATTTAAACTATTTTCCTGATCATTTAAGACATAAAAATCATAATTGTCAAAAGGTGCATTAAGCATATCAGATAAATCAGATGCTATACCATCAACTTCGGTTTCGTTATAAACATCAATATACACATTGGTGATTTCTTCATCATTACTGCCAAACCATCCAATAATGGTTGGAAGATTAACGATTGCGACAAATAGTATCGCGATAATGATATTTGCAATCACAAAAGCTTTTCTTCCGACTCTTTTTTTAAGTCCGTATTTCACCAAAAATTTAAACTTCTTCATGTTTATGACCTACCTTTGCAACAAATATTTCTGAAAGGCTTGCTTGTTCAACATCATACTTAGTAATATGTTTACATGTTTTTACGTAATCAAAAACAGCTTTTGATACGTCCACGTTTTCAATTTTTACAATCAAACCATTAGAGTTTTCAATGACTTTAAAAACTCCAGGTATTTTTTCTAGCTTCTCAACTTCAACATCACCAACGATATGTATATTTTGCTTTTTAAAGTCTTTTTTAACTTGATCAATACGTCCTTCAATCACTGCTTTTCCTTTTTCTAAAACAATGATTTCTTCACAAAATGATTCCACATGATCCAGTTGATGTGAAGAAAAAACAACCATACTTCCGTTTTTTTGGAAATCTCTAATGACTTCTACAAACAGTTCAGTATTGATTGGATCAAGTCCACTAAATGGTTCATCCAATACTAAAAGTTTTGGATTATTGATAATCGCTGAAATGAACTGAATTTTTTGTTGATTTCCTTTTGATAATTCTTTTATTTTTTTATTTTTGTAATCAACAATTCCAAATCTTTCAAGCCAGTAATCAAGTCTTTCTAAAATGATTTTAGGTTCCATATCTTTGAGCTGTCCAAAATAAAGCATCAACTCTTTGACTGTGACTTTTGTTAATAAACTTCTTTCTTCAATCATATATCCAATCTCATTAACATTGTGATACCCAACTTTTTCACCGTTATATAAAACTTCACCTTCAGTAGGATTTAATAATCCCATAATCATTCTAAAGGTTGTAGTTTTGCCGGCACCGTTTGTTCCAAGCAGACCAAAAATATCACCAGGTTTGATGGTGAATGTCAAATGGTCGACAGCAACCAAGTTGCCATACATCATCTTGGCATCTTTGACTTCTAACATATTCATATACCTCGCTCTCGTGTCGTTCTTAGTTATTCTATCATAGATTTAATAGAAATAAAATCGAGTTACGATTTTTTTCATAACTCGACTGTTTTTTTTACTTTAAAGTTTCTTTAAGTTCTTTTTGAATCATGTTTTCAAACGCTTCAAGTGAAACAGTAATTTGTGCGGTTTCACCATATTTACGATAAGTGACCTCTCCCTGCTCAGCTTCTTTATCCCCTAAAACTAACGCGTAAGGAATCTTCATGGTTTGTGCTTCTCTAATCTTGTATCCAAGTTTTTCTTCTCTTAAATCAGATTCTACACGATAACCTTTGTATTTTAACGATTCATGAACTTTTTTCACATAATCCATATGTGCAGAGACATTAACAGGTAATACTTTGACTTGAACTGGTGCTAACCAGAAAGGAAATGCACCTTTGTACTCCTCTGTTAAGTATGCAACAAAACGTTCCATGGTTGATACAATACCTCTATGGATAACCACTGGTCTTTGATCATTTTTACCATCTTCGCCAACATAAGTTAAATCAAATCGTTCTGGAAGTAAAAAGTCAAGTTGAATGGTTGACAATGTTTCGCTATTACCTAATGCAGTTTTGACTTGAACATCTAATTTTGGACCATAAAATGCTGCTTCGCCTACAGCTTCAAAATACTCAACACCAAACTCATCTAAAGCTTCTTTTAGCATACGTTCTGCTTTATTCCACATCTCATCATTTGGGAAATATTTTTCAGTATCTTCAGGATCTCTATAGCTTAATCTAAACTTATAATCTGTGATATTGAAATCTCTATAAACCGCAAGAAGTAACTCCATTGTGCGTTTAAATTCATCTTTGATTTGATCCGGTCTTACAAAGATATGTGCATCATTCAGTGTCATTTCACGGACACGTTGTAGCCCTGATAAAGCACCTGATTTTTCATAACGGTGCATCATACCTAGTTCTGCAATTCTTAAAGGTAATTCTCTATATGAATGAACATCATTTTTATACATAATCATGTGATGTGGACAGTTCATTGGTCTGATGACTAGCATTTCACCATCTCCCATATCCATTGGTGGAAACATAGAATCTTGATAATGATCCCAGTGTCCTGAAGTCTTATAAACATCAACATTTGCAAGTATTGGTGTATAAACATGCATATAGCCTAGAGATATCTCAACATCTGTAATATATCTTTCAATCACACGACGGATGGTTGCGCCTTTAGGCAGCCAGAAAGGTAGACCTTGACCAGCTTCTTTTGAGATCATGAATAAACCTAGCTCTTTACCAAGCTTACGATGATCTCTTTGCTTTCTTTCTTCAAGTAAAATTAAATGATCATCTAGTGCCTTTTTGCTAAAGAAACTTGTACCATAAATTCTAACAAGCATTTTATTGTCGCTGTTACCTCTCCAATAAGCACCTGCTAAGTTTAAAAGTTTAAAGTGTTTGATTTGTTTTGTGTTTAACACATGTCCACCACGACATAAATCAACAAAATTCCCTTGACGATAGACTGTGAGTTGTGTATGTTTATAATCTTCGATAATTTCTAATTTATATGGGTCATGGCTAAAAATCTTTTGCGCTTGTTCATATGTGACTTCATCTCTTAAAATATCAAAACCTTCTTCAGCTAGCTCATGCATTCTCTTTTCAATTTTTACTAGATCTTGATCACTGATCTTCTCATCACCAAAATCAACATCATAATAAAAACCTTCTTCGATATAAGGTCCCACACCAAAACAAGCTTGTGGATACAAACTAACGATTGCTTGAGCCATTAAATGAGCTGTTGAGTGATTGATAACATCTAATGCTTTCTCATCTTTCTCTGTTAGAAGTGATAGTTTACCGTCTTCTTCAAGTTTTCTATTCAGTTCTACATAACCATCATTAAATATAGCCGCAATCGCTTTTTTCGCTAAACTGATGGATATACCTTGGGTAATTTCATAAGGTGTAATGCCTTTTTCATAATCTTTTTGACTTCCGTCTGGAAATGTAATTTTAATCATTTTCCCACTCCTCGTATAATATGTAGTGTAGATTTAGGTTGATACCTTACTACATATCATTATTTATAAGTTTGAAGTCCTAGTGTTATAATTAAATCAAGATGTAACCAGAAGAATCTGCTTCCACTCCTTGCACATCATGGTGCTATTTAAGCGTGCAAACCTGCTTGATTGGCTTATCTGCTAACCGGTTGTTGTTACCCGTTAGATTTCACTCAACTTCTATGTCTAACGGTGGTTTCTTATTGGCGAGGCTGCAGTTGTCTTTCAAGGCTAGGACTTCTCTTATATCTATTTTCCCTTGAAAGAAGGTGTTCTTTTGAATCATACTTTATGTGTTGGTATTGACGTTGCTAAACTGTCCAATCACGTTTATGCACTTAACTTTAATCGTGATAAACTTTTATCTGTCAATATTCCTAATACCCAAGATGGTGCGAACTTAATTGAAACGCATATTTTAAAACTTCTTGATAAACATCATCTCTCTAAAGTCATTGTCATCTTAGAGTCAACTGGTGTTTACTCCGGTCATCTTGCGACCTACTTATCAGCTTCTAAGTTTTTGAGTGTTTTCGATATCAAAGTTTATCTCATCAAT
Proteins encoded in this window:
- a CDS encoding sodium ABC transporter ATP-binding protein, whose product is MLEVKDAKMMYGNLVAVDHLTFTIKPGDIFGLLGTNGAGKTTTFRMIMGLLNPTEGEVLYNGEKVGYHNVNEIGYMIEERSLLTKVTVKELMLYFGQLKDMEPKIILERLDYWLERFGIVDYKNKKIKELSKGNQQKIQFISAIINNPKLLVLDEPFSGLDPINTELFVEVIRDFQKNGSMVVFSSHQLDHVESFCEEIIVLEKGKAVIEGRIDQVKKDFKKQNIHIVGDVEVEKLEKIPGVFKVIENSNGLIVKIENVDVSKAVFDYVKTCKHITKYDVEQASLSEIFVAKVGHKHEEV
- a CDS encoding threonine--tRNA ligase, whose product is MIKITFPDGSQKDYEKGITPYEITQGISISLAKKAIAAIFNDGYVELNRKLEEDGKLSLLTEKDEKALDVINHSTAHLMAQAIVSLYPQACFGVGPYIEEGFYYDVDFGDEKISDQDLVKIEKRMHELAEEGFDILRDEVTYEQAQKIFSHDPYKLEIIEDYKHTQLTVYRQGNFVDLCRGGHVLNTKQIKHFKLLNLAGAYWRGNSDNKMLVRIYGTSFFSKKALDDHLILLEERKQRDHRKLGKELGLFMISKEAGQGLPFWLPKGATIRRVIERYITDVEISLGYMHVYTPILANVDVYKTSGHWDHYQDSMFPPMDMGDGEMLVIRPMNCPHHMIMYKNDVHSYRELPLRIAELGMMHRYEKSGALSGLQRVREMTLNDAHIFVRPDQIKDEFKRTMELLLAVYRDFNITDYKFRLSYRDPEDTEKYFPNDEMWNKAERMLKEALDEFGVEYFEAVGEAAFYGPKLDVQVKTALGNSETLSTIQLDFLLPERFDLTYVGEDGKNDQRPVVIHRGIVSTMERFVAYLTEEYKGAFPFWLAPVQVKVLPVNVSAHMDYVKKVHESLKYKGYRVESDLREEKLGYKIREAQTMKIPYALVLGDKEAEQGEVTYRKYGETAQITVSLEAFENMIQKELKETLK